Proteins from one Terriglobus sp. RCC_193 genomic window:
- a CDS encoding DNA glycosylase AlkZ-like family protein, giving the protein MKPERVDATVQVVDPAETSADDSVLDLFHPVTAGWFRAVFEGPTVPQREGWPAISRGDSTLILAPTGTGKTLTAFLWCLDRLMLQPRASVSEPEKPKRGRKAIATSVLQGVRVVYISPLKALAVDVERNLRSPLQGIANMAQRMSVSVHIPEISVRTGDTPANERARFSKHPGEILITTPESLYLLLTSNAGEALRSVETVIIDEIHALVPTKRGAHMVLSLERLEALAGRKVQRIGLSATQRPLEEVARFLGGAEQQVSESVSQRDSDVVDDGSIRGEDANEAGGIRYRPVAIVNAGARKRLELTVEVPVEDMAKLGMIQEMPSGPASQGPKRTSIWQSIHPRLLDLIRAHQSTILFVNARRIAERLAGAINELAGEPIARAHHGSLAASQRSEIEELLKAGEIRALVATSSLELGIDMGAVDLVIQIEAPPSVASGMQRIGRAGHQVGAPSKGIIFPKYRADLIACAAVTRAMHEGHVESTRYQRNALDVLAQQMVAIIAHPPLPVAEAERRMKRFRSDEEDAPGIAYDELLRMVRSCSGYAGLSTQMFDGVLDMLAGRYPSDEFGELRPRITWDRTKQWLTPRQGVKRIAILNGGTIPDRGLYGVFLSGERSKPIRVGELDEEMVFEARTGEMFVLGASTWRIDEITHDRVLVSPAPGEPGKMPFWHGDQAGRPLEFGRRIGALIRELRDMPRAAAVSRLTREHDLDQLAAENVMRYLADQEVATEQVPDDRTIVVERVRDELGDWRVCVMTPFGSRVHAPWAMAVQGRIRAAGALDVETMWSEDGFVVRFPEADNAPDVEPFFPGAQEAVESVQRQLGSTALFAAKFREAAARALLLPRRRADGRAPLWQQRKRAYDLLAVAARYPEFPMLLEAYRECLRDVFDMPALAEILRSIEQRQIRVHTVDSRTPSPFASALLFSYVANYIYDGDAPLAERRAQALAIDQDQLRELMGDADLRELLDRNAIEETEEQLQMLADDYRARTMDGVHDMLLRLGDLSRAELLRRCVTPEVAITLDRLAKARRALELRICGEKRWIAVEDAARYRDALGIPLPPGLPTAFLEPSADAITDLIRRYGRTHGPFTTAKVAARFEVPVQTVEAVLQKLVGMGRVVEGAFCPGGQEREWCDVEVLRTIRRRSLARLRKEVEPVEQQTLARLFTHWQGVLTPRRGLDALLDAIENLQGAPLPASLLETEILPARIANYRPADLDTLIAAGEVTWAGFEPIGERDGRVSLYLTEKLPVLWPVVNTQQAAAAIESGSNTREREERIVAYLRAHGASFFQNVHDGTGGGFQNETIEALWNLVWRGAITNDSLQALRAYTNRESSSARKPARRVHNQQAAFRSRRTTPPTAQGRWVLHPAFGVVNRNATEWSHAEAQQLLQRYGVVFRETAHAENLPGGFSAVYDVLKALEESGKVRRGYFAAELGATQFALPSALDLLRSLRNKRLDSDPEMVVLAATDPANPYGVLLRWPAVGEGVSLQRSVGARVVLADGALVAYMRRGNPNIQVFLPEEEPQRGHVMRALARYFVVMAQMHESERAGAGMFVQTINGVNVAEHPMARMLLDAGFLAAPMGFNLRRNLPVPGVTERSVGNA; this is encoded by the coding sequence ATGAAGCCGGAGCGTGTGGACGCTACTGTGCAGGTGGTGGATCCTGCCGAGACGAGCGCGGACGACTCGGTGTTGGATCTATTTCATCCAGTGACGGCGGGCTGGTTTCGTGCAGTGTTTGAAGGGCCAACCGTGCCTCAGCGCGAAGGCTGGCCAGCGATTTCGCGTGGGGATTCCACGTTGATCCTTGCGCCTACTGGTACAGGCAAAACGCTGACGGCATTTCTCTGGTGTCTGGATCGGTTGATGTTGCAGCCTCGTGCTTCTGTCTCTGAGCCCGAGAAACCGAAGCGTGGGCGCAAGGCTATTGCCACTTCTGTTTTGCAGGGAGTGCGTGTTGTTTATATTTCACCGTTGAAAGCGCTGGCGGTGGATGTGGAACGCAACCTGCGCTCGCCTTTGCAGGGCATTGCGAATATGGCGCAACGTATGAGTGTCTCTGTGCATATACCGGAGATCAGCGTTCGTACGGGTGATACGCCTGCGAATGAACGCGCGCGGTTCAGCAAACATCCCGGCGAGATTTTGATCACTACGCCGGAGTCATTGTATTTGTTGCTGACTTCGAATGCGGGCGAGGCACTGCGCAGTGTTGAGACGGTGATCATTGATGAGATTCATGCGCTGGTGCCGACGAAGCGCGGCGCGCACATGGTGTTGTCGTTGGAACGGCTGGAGGCACTTGCTGGACGCAAAGTGCAGAGGATTGGATTGTCTGCAACGCAGAGGCCACTGGAGGAGGTGGCGCGGTTCCTTGGTGGTGCGGAGCAACAGGTCAGCGAGTCAGTAAGTCAGCGAGACAGCGATGTGGTGGACGATGGTTCTATTCGCGGTGAGGATGCGAATGAGGCCGGCGGGATTCGTTATCGGCCTGTGGCGATTGTGAATGCGGGGGCGCGGAAGCGGTTGGAGTTGACCGTGGAAGTGCCGGTGGAAGACATGGCGAAGCTTGGCATGATTCAGGAGATGCCGAGCGGGCCGGCTTCGCAGGGGCCGAAGCGAACGAGTATCTGGCAGAGTATCCATCCACGTTTGCTGGATCTGATTCGCGCACATCAATCGACGATTCTGTTTGTGAATGCGCGGCGCATTGCAGAGCGTCTGGCGGGTGCGATCAATGAGCTTGCGGGTGAGCCGATTGCGCGTGCGCATCATGGTTCGCTTGCGGCATCGCAACGCAGTGAGATTGAAGAGTTGTTGAAGGCTGGTGAGATTCGTGCGCTGGTGGCGACGTCTTCGCTTGAGCTTGGCATTGATATGGGCGCGGTCGATCTGGTGATTCAGATTGAAGCGCCACCTTCGGTTGCGAGTGGGATGCAGCGCATTGGGCGTGCAGGGCACCAGGTAGGCGCGCCTTCGAAGGGCATTATTTTTCCGAAGTATCGTGCTGACCTGATTGCGTGTGCTGCCGTCACGCGCGCGATGCATGAAGGGCATGTGGAGAGTACGCGCTATCAACGCAATGCGCTGGATGTGCTGGCGCAGCAGATGGTGGCGATCATTGCACATCCACCGCTGCCTGTTGCGGAGGCGGAGCGCAGGATGAAGCGGTTCCGCAGCGATGAAGAGGATGCTCCGGGTATTGCGTATGACGAGTTGCTGCGCATGGTGCGTTCGTGCAGTGGATATGCGGGTTTAAGCACGCAGATGTTTGATGGTGTGCTGGACATGCTGGCGGGGCGGTATCCGTCGGATGAGTTTGGTGAACTGCGTCCGCGCATCACGTGGGACAGAACGAAGCAGTGGTTGACGCCTCGGCAGGGTGTGAAGCGGATTGCGATTCTGAATGGCGGTACGATTCCGGATCGCGGTTTGTATGGTGTGTTTCTTTCCGGTGAGCGATCGAAGCCGATTCGCGTGGGCGAGTTGGATGAAGAGATGGTGTTTGAAGCGCGCACGGGTGAGATGTTTGTTCTGGGCGCGAGTACGTGGCGCATTGATGAGATTACGCATGATCGCGTGTTGGTTTCGCCTGCTCCGGGTGAGCCGGGGAAGATGCCTTTCTGGCATGGCGATCAAGCGGGTAGGCCATTGGAGTTTGGTCGGCGCATTGGTGCATTGATTCGTGAACTGCGCGATATGCCGCGTGCCGCTGCTGTGTCGCGATTGACGCGTGAGCATGACCTGGATCAGCTTGCTGCCGAGAATGTGATGCGCTACCTGGCGGATCAGGAGGTGGCGACGGAACAGGTGCCGGATGATCGCACCATCGTTGTTGAGCGCGTGCGCGATGAGCTTGGCGACTGGCGTGTGTGCGTGATGACGCCGTTTGGTTCGCGTGTTCATGCGCCTTGGGCCATGGCAGTGCAGGGACGGATTCGCGCTGCAGGTGCGCTGGATGTAGAGACGATGTGGAGCGAGGATGGCTTCGTTGTTCGCTTTCCTGAGGCGGATAATGCGCCGGATGTAGAGCCGTTCTTTCCTGGGGCGCAGGAGGCAGTGGAGTCTGTGCAGCGGCAGTTGGGGTCGACTGCGTTGTTTGCTGCGAAGTTTCGTGAGGCTGCTGCGCGTGCGTTGTTGTTGCCTCGTCGTCGTGCGGATGGTCGTGCACCCTTGTGGCAGCAACGCAAACGTGCGTATGACTTGTTGGCTGTTGCTGCGCGTTATCCGGAGTTTCCGATGTTGCTGGAGGCGTATCGCGAGTGTTTGCGCGATGTGTTCGATATGCCTGCGCTTGCCGAAATTCTTAGGAGTATTGAGCAGCGACAGATTCGCGTGCATACCGTGGATTCGCGTACGCCGTCTCCGTTTGCTTCTGCGTTGTTGTTCTCTTACGTTGCGAATTACATCTATGACGGCGATGCTCCTTTAGCCGAGCGCCGTGCGCAGGCGTTGGCGATTGATCAGGACCAGTTGCGTGAGTTGATGGGCGATGCCGATCTGCGCGAGTTGCTGGATCGTAATGCGATTGAGGAGACGGAAGAACAGTTGCAAATGCTGGCCGATGACTATCGCGCGCGCACGATGGATGGCGTGCATGACATGCTGCTGCGGCTGGGTGATCTGAGTCGTGCGGAGTTGTTGCGGCGGTGTGTCACGCCAGAGGTTGCGATTACGCTGGATCGTTTGGCGAAGGCGCGACGTGCGCTGGAATTGCGCATTTGTGGTGAGAAGCGATGGATTGCTGTGGAGGATGCGGCGCGGTATCGCGATGCGCTGGGCATCCCATTGCCTCCGGGATTGCCGACGGCGTTTCTGGAGCCTTCTGCGGATGCGATTACGGATTTGATTCGGCGCTATGGGCGTACGCATGGGCCGTTTACAACGGCGAAGGTGGCAGCGCGGTTTGAAGTGCCGGTGCAGACTGTTGAGGCGGTGTTGCAAAAGCTGGTGGGCATGGGGCGCGTGGTGGAGGGCGCCTTCTGTCCTGGTGGGCAGGAGCGTGAATGGTGCGATGTGGAGGTGCTGCGCACTATTCGGCGGAGATCGTTAGCCAGGTTACGCAAAGAGGTTGAGCCGGTGGAGCAGCAGACACTGGCGCGTTTGTTTACGCATTGGCAGGGCGTGTTGACGCCGCGGCGTGGACTGGATGCACTGCTGGATGCGATTGAGAATCTGCAGGGCGCGCCGCTGCCCGCCTCGTTGCTGGAGACGGAGATACTGCCTGCGCGTATTGCGAATTATCGACCTGCCGATCTGGATACGTTGATTGCTGCGGGTGAGGTAACGTGGGCGGGATTTGAACCGATTGGCGAGCGCGATGGGCGCGTGAGTTTGTATCTTACGGAGAAACTGCCGGTGCTGTGGCCTGTTGTGAATACGCAGCAGGCTGCTGCTGCCATTGAGAGTGGAAGCAATACGCGTGAGCGTGAGGAGAGGATCGTTGCGTATCTGCGCGCTCATGGTGCTTCGTTCTTTCAGAATGTGCATGACGGCACGGGTGGTGGATTTCAGAACGAGACGATTGAAGCGCTGTGGAACCTGGTGTGGCGTGGTGCGATTACGAATGATTCGTTGCAGGCGCTGCGGGCTTATACGAATCGTGAATCGTCGAGTGCAAGGAAGCCTGCGCGGCGTGTGCATAATCAGCAGGCTGCGTTTCGTTCGCGCAGGACGACGCCGCCAACAGCGCAGGGACGTTGGGTGTTGCATCCTGCGTTTGGTGTGGTGAACCGCAATGCGACGGAGTGGTCGCATGCAGAGGCGCAGCAGTTGTTGCAGCGATACGGCGTAGTGTTTCGTGAGACAGCACATGCGGAGAATCTGCCGGGTGGTTTCTCTGCGGTGTATGACGTGTTGAAGGCGCTGGAAGAAAGTGGCAAGGTGCGTCGCGGATACTTTGCTGCAGAGCTGGGAGCGACGCAGTTTGCTTTGCCGTCTGCGCTGGATCTATTGCGGTCGTTGCGCAATAAACGGCTGGATAGCGATCCGGAGATGGTGGTGTTGGCGGCGACCGATCCTGCGAATCCTTATGGTGTTTTGTTGCGTTGGCCTGCGGTGGGTGAGGGCGTTTCGTTGCAGCGGAGCGTGGGTGCGCGCGTTGTTTTAGCGGATGGTGCGCTGGTGGCTTACATGCGGCGTGGCAACCCGAATATCCAGGTGTTTCTGCCGGAAGAAGAACCGCAGCGTGGACACGTGATGCGCGCGCTGGCTCGGTACTTTGTGGTGATGGCGCAGATGCATGAATCTGAACGCGCGGGTGCTGGGATGTTTGTGCAGACGATCAATGGTGTGAATGTTGCTGAGCACCCCATGGCGCGGATGCTGTTGGATGCTGGATTTTTGGCGGCTCCGATGGGGTTTAATTTGAGACGGAATCTGCCCGTGCCAGGTGTAACCGAACGGTCGGTGGGCAATGCCTGA
- the holA gene encoding DNA polymerase III subunit delta codes for MPPLRSFASTDRFLAQLGTAEMRPAYVLLGDEIFLYERARQGILEKLVPTDLRDFCLHDLELGSETTIFEALDLAQTPSLMAPFQVIFIRGLKSLYGRGAKKEEFAALDRYFQSPNPQALILFVADHLTLPTDLRRMEREDKDRYDRIKETLGEYCGIVELQKVEESDAARWVIGTAEERGVKCDPDAARELVDALAVDMMIIRSELEKLLLYVSAPVRENNLDATQFGHITLGDVETMVLAAKQRSLYELTDALSQRDRPRALSLLHGLLHASDGGEDSAIGHLYMLARTYRQMLIIHEKNVRDSRAIWQVLWQGFRMPPFAADVLIQQARRYKSRREISRAMRLIARADIELRSGPVDKTLVLERLILDLATEPRNGVFAESAQFALEM; via the coding sequence GTGCCGCCGTTACGTTCGTTCGCATCCACAGACCGCTTCCTCGCCCAACTCGGCACCGCCGAGATGCGACCGGCCTACGTCCTTCTGGGCGATGAGATATTCCTCTACGAACGCGCGCGCCAGGGCATCCTCGAAAAGCTCGTCCCCACCGACCTCCGCGACTTCTGTCTGCACGACCTCGAACTCGGCAGCGAAACCACCATCTTTGAAGCGCTCGACCTCGCACAGACGCCATCACTCATGGCGCCCTTCCAGGTCATCTTTATCCGCGGCCTCAAGAGCCTCTACGGACGCGGCGCAAAGAAGGAAGAGTTCGCAGCACTCGACCGCTACTTCCAGTCGCCCAACCCGCAGGCACTCATTCTCTTCGTCGCAGACCACCTCACGCTGCCCACTGACCTTCGCCGCATGGAGCGCGAAGACAAGGACCGCTACGACCGCATCAAGGAAACACTCGGTGAATACTGCGGCATCGTGGAACTGCAAAAAGTAGAAGAGAGCGACGCCGCACGCTGGGTCATCGGCACTGCGGAAGAACGTGGCGTCAAGTGCGATCCCGATGCCGCACGCGAACTCGTCGACGCACTCGCCGTGGACATGATGATCATCCGCAGCGAACTGGAAAAGCTGCTGCTCTACGTCAGCGCGCCCGTCCGCGAAAACAACCTCGACGCCACACAGTTCGGTCACATCACACTCGGCGACGTCGAAACGATGGTGCTCGCAGCCAAGCAGCGTTCGCTCTACGAACTGACCGACGCGCTCTCGCAACGCGACCGCCCACGCGCACTCTCACTGCTGCATGGCCTTCTGCACGCCAGCGATGGCGGCGAAGATTCCGCCATCGGCCATCTCTACATGCTGGCGCGCACCTATCGCCAGATGCTCATCATCCACGAGAAAAACGTGCGTGACTCACGCGCCATCTGGCAGGTTCTCTGGCAGGGCTTTCGCATGCCTCCCTTCGCTGCCGACGTTTTGATCCAGCAGGCACGCCGCTACAAATCGCGCCGCGAAATCTCACGCGCCATGCGCCTCATCGCACGTGCCGACATCGAACTGCGCAGCGGCCCCGTCGACAAGACACTCGTACTCGAACGCCTCATCCTCGACCTCGCCACCGAACCCCGCAATGGTGTCTTCGCAGAATCCGCGCAGTTCGCACTGGAGATGTAA
- a CDS encoding HAD family hydrolase, giving the protein MHEKPIELEADTFDAILFDCDGTLVESAPAWHLAITNALHPHSAPMPRDWYFERLGLSPVDLMDNYEAAIGALNITREEFFHRCTVGYTEAAHALEEVTIVADVARAWQGQVPMAVVTNAQRVAVNGALTATNLIGYFNTIVSIEDVKHGKPEPDIYLKAAERLNIAAARCLVLEDSHEGLTAASRAGMQHIDIRNHWTPRWKRK; this is encoded by the coding sequence TTGCACGAAAAGCCAATTGAATTGGAAGCGGACACCTTCGACGCCATCCTCTTTGACTGCGACGGTACACTCGTCGAATCCGCGCCCGCATGGCATCTCGCCATCACCAACGCGCTGCATCCGCACTCAGCACCCATGCCGCGCGACTGGTACTTCGAACGTCTCGGCCTCTCCCCTGTAGACCTCATGGATAATTACGAAGCCGCCATCGGCGCGCTCAATATCACACGGGAAGAGTTCTTCCACCGCTGCACCGTGGGCTACACCGAAGCCGCACACGCACTGGAAGAAGTCACCATCGTTGCAGACGTAGCACGCGCATGGCAGGGCCAAGTCCCCATGGCCGTCGTCACCAACGCGCAACGAGTAGCCGTCAACGGCGCACTCACCGCCACCAATCTCATCGGATATTTCAACACCATCGTCAGCATTGAAGACGTGAAGCACGGCAAGCCCGAACCGGACATCTACCTCAAAGCCGCCGAGCGCCTCAATATCGCCGCAGCCCGCTGCCTCGTCCTCGAAGACTCACACGAAGGCCTCACAGCAGCCAGCCGCGCAGGCATGCAACACATCGACATCCGCAACCACTGGACCCCACGCTGGAAGCGTAAGTAG
- the lptE gene encoding LPS assembly lipoprotein LptE: MLRSFLLLAFTALTGCGYHVAGSAAHVPANVRTLAVPIFKTNVVQYRTEVALTDATIRELNTRTRYHITASDDPESADATLTGTVLTETIAPLTYDPSTGSTSSYLIQITAKIMLTARDGHVLYQNDKLSFREQYQSTQDLSAFIQEDSAAVRRLSRDMASEIVADILNSF; this comes from the coding sequence ATGCTACGGTCTTTTCTGCTTCTTGCATTCACAGCCCTCACCGGCTGCGGTTACCACGTAGCAGGCTCGGCCGCGCACGTTCCGGCCAACGTCCGCACCCTGGCTGTCCCCATCTTCAAAACCAACGTGGTGCAATACCGTACGGAAGTCGCCCTGACCGACGCGACTATCCGCGAACTCAACACCCGCACGCGTTATCACATCACCGCGTCCGACGATCCTGAATCTGCCGACGCCACGCTCACGGGCACCGTCCTCACGGAAACCATCGCACCGCTCACCTACGATCCCAGCACCGGCTCCACATCCAGTTACCTCATCCAGATCACGGCAAAGATCATGCTCACCGCCCGCGATGGCCACGTCCTCTACCAAAACGACAAACTCAGCTTCCGCGAGCAATACCAGTCCACGCAGGACCTCAGCGCCTTCATTCAGGAAGACAGCGCCGCCGTCCGACGCCTCTCGCGCGACATGGCCAGCGAGATCGTTGCCGACATCCTGAATAGCTTTTAG
- a CDS encoding Fpg/Nei family DNA glycosylase — translation MPEGDTIYRSARALAKVLVGKHVTKFDTGYAHLAAVDDDRPVVGRLIEKVEARGKWLLIYFSGDLILVSHMLMNGSWHIYRTGEKWWSPKKAMRVLLEVEGWQAVAFNVPVAEFHTAASLARKSNVPKLGPDILSESYNADVGYAALKARAASHPEDEIANVLLNQHVIVGLGNVYKSEVCFAARVHPFRLMKTISDDEMWQMADVAQRYMKANVVEGSSEGIVTYTGKRRTTYQTRREDRLWVYGRRGLECRRCGGVIAYRKQGTGARSTYWCMECQPWVGDGAAVAGLSTPVRRVRMSC, via the coding sequence ATGCCTGAAGGGGATACCATCTATCGTTCTGCGCGGGCGCTTGCGAAGGTGCTGGTGGGGAAGCATGTCACAAAGTTTGATACGGGATACGCGCATCTGGCTGCGGTGGATGATGACCGGCCTGTGGTGGGCCGTTTGATTGAGAAGGTGGAGGCGCGGGGGAAGTGGCTGCTTATCTATTTCTCTGGCGATCTGATTCTTGTTTCGCACATGCTGATGAATGGTTCATGGCATATCTATCGCACGGGTGAGAAATGGTGGTCGCCGAAGAAGGCGATGCGTGTGTTGCTTGAGGTGGAGGGGTGGCAGGCGGTTGCTTTCAATGTGCCTGTTGCGGAGTTTCATACCGCGGCTTCACTTGCGCGTAAAAGCAATGTGCCGAAGCTTGGGCCGGATATTTTGTCCGAGAGCTATAACGCAGATGTTGGTTATGCCGCATTGAAGGCGCGTGCGGCTTCACATCCTGAGGATGAGATTGCGAATGTGTTGCTGAATCAACATGTGATTGTCGGGTTGGGCAATGTCTATAAGAGCGAGGTTTGTTTTGCTGCGCGGGTGCATCCGTTTCGTTTGATGAAGACGATTAGCGATGATGAGATGTGGCAGATGGCCGATGTTGCGCAACGGTATATGAAGGCCAATGTGGTTGAAGGCAGCAGTGAAGGCATTGTGACCTATACCGGGAAGCGGCGCACGACGTATCAGACTCGCAGGGAGGATCGACTTTGGGTGTATGGGCGGCGTGGGTTAGAGTGTCGGCGTTGCGGTGGGGTGATTGCGTATCGCAAGCAGGGGACAGGGGCACGGTCGACTTATTGGTGTATGGAGTGTCAGCCGTGGGTTGGGGATGGTGCGGCGGTCGCGGGGTTAAGTACACCTGTGCGTAGGGTTCGGATGAGTTGCTGA
- the gltX gene encoding glutamate--tRNA ligase, with protein MTSEFINKATAPVRVRIAPSPTGDPHVGTAYIGLLNYVFAQQRGGKFILRIEDTDRTRFVSTSEQMIFDSLRWVGLQWDEGPDVGGPVGPYRQSERTEIYREYCQKLIDSGHAYRAFETPEALEEERKAQMAAKTAPKYNGPSRYYTAEQAEAAIAAGKPYTVRLRVPNGEKGPGISSTTFRDELRGDITFDHHNVDDQVLLKSDGYPTYHLANVVDDHLMGITDVIRAEEWISSTPKHVLLYQAFGWELPRFWHMPLLRNIDKSKISKRKNPVSLIYYRQAGFLPNALLNYLGLMGGGMAQPTEQEIVSKGLDMKLSDIFSIEDMKEKFDFQRISLGGPVFDLVKLKWMNGEYLRKLSSDEFFTALRQTILSDDYIKAIAPLVQTRIETLGQFGDMTGFFFADNILPTPELFVPKKRTLEETLTFATDLLAALETSDWTTEAIDASVRGVLTAKEWSVKEGFMLLRAILTGSTASPPLLESLVVFGKARSLDRFRRFMEAQKKAAALANRGK; from the coding sequence ATGACTTCCGAATTTATCAATAAGGCGACGGCGCCCGTTCGCGTCCGTATCGCACCGTCACCCACGGGTGACCCGCACGTCGGCACGGCCTACATCGGCCTGCTCAACTACGTCTTCGCTCAGCAGCGTGGCGGCAAATTCATCCTCCGCATTGAGGACACCGACCGCACCCGCTTCGTCTCCACCAGCGAGCAGATGATCTTCGACTCCCTGCGTTGGGTCGGCCTCCAGTGGGACGAGGGCCCAGATGTCGGCGGCCCCGTCGGCCCCTATCGCCAGAGCGAACGCACCGAAATCTACCGCGAATACTGCCAGAAGCTCATCGACAGCGGTCACGCCTACCGCGCCTTCGAAACGCCGGAAGCGCTGGAAGAAGAGCGCAAGGCCCAGATGGCCGCCAAGACTGCGCCCAAGTACAACGGCCCCAGCCGCTACTACACCGCGGAACAGGCCGAAGCTGCAATCGCAGCAGGCAAGCCCTACACCGTACGCCTGCGCGTGCCCAACGGCGAAAAGGGCCCTGGCATCTCGTCAACCACCTTCCGCGACGAACTCCGCGGCGACATCACCTTTGACCACCACAACGTGGACGACCAGGTGCTGCTCAAGTCAGACGGCTACCCCACCTACCACCTCGCCAACGTCGTCGACGACCACCTGATGGGCATCACCGACGTCATCCGCGCCGAAGAGTGGATCAGCTCCACGCCCAAGCACGTGTTGCTCTACCAGGCCTTCGGCTGGGAGCTGCCGCGCTTCTGGCACATGCCCCTGCTGCGCAACATCGACAAGAGCAAGATCAGCAAGCGCAAGAACCCCGTCTCGCTCATCTACTATCGTCAGGCTGGCTTCCTGCCGAACGCTCTGCTGAACTACCTCGGCCTGATGGGCGGCGGCATGGCTCAGCCCACCGAGCAGGAGATCGTCAGCAAGGGCCTCGACATGAAGCTCTCCGACATCTTCTCGATTGAGGACATGAAGGAGAAGTTCGACTTCCAGCGCATCTCGCTCGGAGGCCCGGTCTTCGATCTGGTCAAGCTCAAGTGGATGAACGGCGAATACCTCCGCAAGCTGTCGTCAGACGAGTTCTTCACCGCACTGCGCCAGACCATCCTTTCCGACGACTACATCAAGGCCATCGCGCCGCTGGTGCAGACGCGCATTGAAACGCTCGGCCAGTTCGGCGACATGACCGGCTTCTTCTTCGCGGACAACATCCTGCCCACACCGGAACTCTTCGTTCCCAAGAAGCGCACGCTGGAAGAGACACTCACCTTCGCCACGGACCTGCTCGCCGCACTCGAAACCAGCGACTGGACTACCGAAGCCATCGACGCCTCCGTCCGCGGAGTTCTTACCGCAAAGGAGTGGAGCGTCAAGGAAGGCTTCATGCTCCTCCGCGCCATCCTCACTGGCAGCACCGCATCGCCGCCGCTGTTGGAATCGCTGGTCGTCTTCGGCAAAGCGCGGTCTCTGGATCGTTTCCGCCGCTTCATGGAAGCACAGAAGAAGGCCGCAGCGCTGGCCAACCGCGGAAAGTAA